The Megachile rotundata isolate GNS110a chromosome 4, iyMegRotu1, whole genome shotgun sequence region tttttttctattttaggTTGTCATGGTTCATTATCTACAGCGTCTTTGTCTTGTTACTCTCTGCCGTTGGAGTGATACTACTTTTTACACTACAAATGTTCCAACATACCCACTTTTTACCAATATTCCTTTTGGTAGTACTTTACAGCTTTTCCATAATCATGTTTGCGTTCATGATAACACCTTTCTTTGATAAGTCACGTGTAagtatttcattaattatatcggtattgtattattattaaatgcaattatttatttcagacTGCTGGTGTACTTGGTAATTTTTCAGTAACAATATTGAGCTTGATGTATTTCATACAAGTTTTTGTAAAAGATTCTAGTTCCATTTCGTTCTGGGTGGTTTCTCTCCTCAGTCCAACAGGCGTTGCTTTAGCGATGGATAAGGTTtgtattcataaaaatatgtaacccaaataaatttataagtaatctgtaagtaattattatatttattattacaggcTCTCGTGTTAGATTTACAAGGAGAGGGAGTCAATTTTGACAATCTTTGGTCTGGTCCAGGTATACCTTTCGGAGGCAGTCTCATTATGATGACACTGGATATTTTTCTATACGCCTGTTTAGCGTATTATTTTGATTCCGTCATTCCaagtatgtttttaaatttcttaaattatcaacGAATAATtgagtattaaataaatttttgtcttagGTGAATATGGAGTTAAAAGAACTCCCTGGTTTTGTTTTACACCCGGATTTTGGTGTCAGAGAAAAGCTCCACGGGTGGGtctcataaattttaataaaaaatactgtatacgaaggaaaatagaaaaatgtattCACAGACGTACTTACAGGTACCATCATCGAATGGCGAATCAAATTCTTTTATACCCGGTGAAGAGACAAACCGTGATATTGAACCAGTCGTACGCGAGATGAAAGGCCGCGAAGCCATTAGAATAGTCGATCTTTACAAGTCGTATCAGAAATGTCGTAAACCAGAGATTAAAGCTGTGAATGGCATCAACTTAACAATCTATGAGGGGCAAATTACAGCGATACTCGGACACAACGGAGCTGGTAAAACGAGTTTGTTCAATATACTGACTGGCCTGACTGCACCTACTGCCGGCACTGCCTTGATTTTCGGTTACGATGTCAGAGATTCCAATGATATGCAAATGATACGAAGTATGACTGGTGTTTGCCCACAACATGATATTCTTTTCGATCTTTTAACGCCTCGAGAACACCTCGAGTTCTTTGCTGCTGTCCGCGGTATTCCTAAATCAATGATCGAACATGAGGTACATACATCTGCTGCTACATATTTAAGATACAATCGATTATAATTATTCCGTGtaatgacatttttattttcaggtcAAAAAAACTTTGAAAGATATCGATTTAACTGAACATGCAGATACTTTCGCAAAATACTTAAGTGGTGGTCAGAAAAGGAAGTTGTCTGTAGGTATCGCCATTATTGGAGATCCAAAAATTATTATCCTTGATGAACCCACAGCGGGAGTAGATCCTTACTCCAGAAGACAAATGTGGTCCTTCTTACAATCCAGGCGTCATGGGAAAGTGATTTTATTAACGACCCATTTCATGGACGAGGCAGATATATTAGCAGATAGAAAAGCGGTTATTAGCAAAGGAAGATTAAGATGTTGCGGTAGTTCTCTATTCTTAAAAAACAAATTCGGCATTGGATATCACTTAACGTAAGTTAAATCGAACTACAGGATATTTATATACGTGCATTTTATAATACttgtttaatttgttaaataccaACAGATTAGTACTTGAAGGAAATGCAAGAGAACACGCTATTACCAGATTAGTAATGTCTCATGTTTCAAAAGCGGAAAAGGCAAGACGTCATGGTCGCGAACTAAGCTTCATTTTACCTCACAATTCCGTAGAAAGTTTTGCACCACTATTCTCAGCTATCGAACACGAAGTTAAGACTCGATCTAGCAGATTAGGTATCAGCAGTTATGGAGTCTCAATGACTACTTTAGAAGAGGTATTCTTGCATTTGGAAAGAGACGAAGGTACAGAATGCACGATGGATAATTTGTCGAAGAAAATGGTGCGTAATCGTGCATTGAGCAGGTCATTATCATTACAATCAAAAAGCACATTTTATCAGAGTCTACAGAATGAAGGTGGTACTGTTCCAAATGATAATCAAGCGAAAGGTAAATTCATAATAACACTCATAAAATATCATTATGTTCATGACGTTCGAATTTCACTATTGTATTGTACTCTAGGTGCAGGAGATTTACCAGATGGCGTTCAAAATGATAGAAACCCTCCTGTTCGCGGCCTTGGATTAGACCCCATAAAAATTAGGCCTAATTTCCTTCAAACCCTATACGCTATGCTTCGCCTAAGGATACTCAGACTCATTAGAAACATTCAGTTACTGTATTTCACTATTGTTGCGCCTCTTTTTTTGATAGTACTTGGCCTCTATTTAAATAGCATTCAAACGGTTGAGGTCAAAATGCAGTCTTTAAAATTAGATACCGGTATGATTTACTTCTTATTATGAGAGCTATTCTGTATAATAATCTGAACAGGTGtttaaagtatatgtatatttttcttgttCAACAGATACCTACGGCAACGAGACCAAAATTTTGTATGCAAACAATACCGATCATGACATTTCAGATTTAATCGATGGAATTAGTCAGGATGTAAAATACATTGAAGAATACTATGGAAACTTCGCAAACTTGTTGAAGATTGCACCACATATAGCCGCTTTTAATATTACAGAGTTCAGTTTGCCCAAGATTGATTTAACTATCGCTTATAACGACACTATGCAACATTCCCTACCGATCGTGATAAACCTTTTATCTAACACCTATTACAGGTACCCTTGTTAGattagataaatattttaaattaatataattactaCATGAAACATTATTGTTTATGTGATTAGAATGATCTCAGATAAAGAAAATTCTAAGCCAATCGAAGTGAAGTCGCATCCTTTCCAACAAACATCACAACCACAGGAATTTAATATTGGTACAGCAAGTTCAGCTGTATCAATCGGAATGAATTTCGTCTTATTACCAGTAACGTTAGTCGTAGACATGGTGTATGATCGTGAAGTAAGATATCCTTTTCGTACATCGTATCTGTACAATGTACAAACACTCTGATTTAACATTCATTACTGCGTGTGTTTTCAGATAAAAGCGAAAAATCAACTTCGTGTCAATGGTCTGTCGTTTTCTATGTACTTCTTGACGTATTTCATTGTACTTGTCGGCCTGATGACATTCATCTGTATATGTATTCTTGGCATTATATTTCTCTTCGATGTGCCTTCGCTTCAAGAAGTACcagcacttattactcttagcggTCTTCTGATGCTCTATTGCCCATCGTCTATCCTATTCACAACatgtatgagttatatttttgACAAGATGGATTCTGCTCAAAGTATTTTGCCTAATATCGCAACATTCTTTGGGCTTATTCCGTTTATACTAGTCACAATTCTGGACATGCTGGGCCTTAGTAAGTTATgatcaattataataatttagtaattaacataatttaaatCCTTTTGGTTGAACAATTCAAGCATTATAACATTGGAACGATTAAATTTTCCAGGTGGAACGGCGGCATTCGTTTTACACGTAATCTTTTCGTTACTGAACACCCTGTACGTACCGTATGCTGCAGTATATTATGTAGGAAGAGTTCATTTGATGTGCTCTATAAATGCTGCTTGTCATCATCTCACCATGTCCGATTATTTAACTACGGAAATTATTTTAATGGCCTTTGGCGTGCTTCTGCACTGCCCAATGTGGTTCTTCGTGCTTCTGATCTTAGACATTAGAAAGAGCGGTGGCAATGTCAGTGATATCTTCAAACACTTTTTGGTTAGTAACAAAGtatagtataaatataaaaactgtcgatcatataaaaatatactttgtGTTAAATGGTTGTTTTGTATTGGTAGCGTAATGGTGGTTCTGTTGGCGAAGAAATCATGGAAAACACGGATATCGGAGAACACGAAGACTCGGACGTTAAAGCTGAAAGACAAAAAGTCTTTAATCTTATTACTTCATCGTCGGTTCAAGAACCACCTGTAGTTCTAGTACAGGTATTGCCTTTAATGGATTTCATACTCTTCATTCTTTTCTACAGAAGTCGCATTTTAATTGAATTGTATTTGATAGAACTTGAGAAAAGAATATCGACAAAGAGATACCGGATCATGCAGTTGTTGCTCTAAACAAGATGAAGATGCCACTACTCAGATACAACGAAAGGTTGCTGTAAGAAATCTGTCTTTAGCGGTTGAACCGGGAGAAGTACTTGGCTTACTGGGTCATAACGGTGCTGGTAAAACAACGACTATGAAGATTATCATAGCAGAAGAAGCAGCCACTCGAGGAAGAGTACAGATCGGTGGTCATAATATCAATTCCAATATGGCAGAGGCTTTCAGACAAATGGGATATTGCCCTCAACATGATGCTCAATGGAAAAATATCACTGTCAGAGAGCATTTGGAATGCTATGCTGCGATTCGTGGTGTGCCATGGGGAGATGTCGATAGGTAGTTTAttgaaacattattttatttacactcTAGAACCTGCGAACATAAATGAACTTGATTTTATAGTATTGTGGATTTATATCTCACTGGTCTTCAAATTCATGAACATGCCAATAAACAAACTCAAGAATGTTCGGGTGGAACCAGAAGGAAACTCAGTTTTGCCATGGCGATGATAGGTGGTCCGAAAGTTGTCCTAATGGATGAACCTAGTACAGGAATGGATCCTAGATCAAAGCGATTTTTATGGGATACCATTCTTGCTAGTTTTCAGGTGTGTTTCATCATTCAGTTTACTTCATCTCTAAAATGGAACATTTTctctaattataaatttgtcttCAATAGGGTGGTAGAGGAGCGATTTTAACGACTCATTCAATGGAGGAAGCTGACGCTTTGTGTTCTAGAGTCGGTATAATGGTGAAAGGGGAACTGAGGTGTATCGGTTCAACGCAACACTTGAAAAATCTATACGGTGCTGGATACACCCTAGAAATGAAACTTTTAGGGGGTGACTGCACACCTACGACACCTTCTGGTGATAGGATTACGAGTTTGAAAGAGTTCGTTTCTAGTCTTTTTCCAGATGCAACTCTGGAGGAAAGTTTTGCTGACAGATTAGTTTTCGCTGTTCCCCAACATGCAGTTAACTCGCTGGCCGAGTGTTTCATGCAGTTGGAAAAAGGTAAACGTATAATTAATTGTTGAATGTATCGTGAATGTAATGCAATATTTCTAACTATTCTATACattgtttttcaatttaaatttgatttctAGCCAAGCTTGAGTTGGACATCGAAGAGTACAGCTTCAGCCAAACTACTTTGGAAcaagttttccttaaattttctCACTACGATGAATCTAACTCAGGAGAATGATGACTCGTAAATATGAGTGTGTTAATTCCCATATGTTATATAGTGAAATACTCATGGAACTGCTCAAGTCGTGCAAGAAGTGTAAAGAAGTTATTCTTATGGAGAAAAGTGATTTGTTTTCTAGTGTTTCCAGGTTAATACTATTGGAAATCATTAAGACAGAATGATTTCTGCATTCTAAatatcaaaaaaagaaaaacgttatAATAGTTATATAAAAACCTCGTATTGTTGTTTGATGCATACGTGGAAGATATATGTCCTTGTTTTTGGTCTTGACGATAATTGTGAGTGGAACATTCGTATTTTTACGATATACATCGATCGACCTAATGCAAAGAgaagaaaaacaaaattaaatgatattttttgtGCCGGTGTTCTGTCCGTTTATGTTCATCAGAATTACAGTGGCGTCCTGAAGTGACTACGGTGATGAGATAAATGAACTTGTGTGTAAAATCAATGAGCTGTAAATAGTGGAAAAATCGAACGATATGTCCGATTGTCAACAGAAGCGGTAATAATGCTATTCAACAGTAATAttcgtaattttaaaaattgtattgtaaTTTAGTCTATTATTCGATTCCTATTAATAGGTCTCACAATTAATATTGCTGTGGAATTGGAacattattatcatcattataagtataatataaatattgacaGGGAAGAAGAGAGTAAAGATCTAAGGatcaatattaaattctttttaaacaCAGTGAATTCAATGAATTACCTATCTACATTAATACACGTAGGAACAAACCTATACAGGTCTATTCATTTAGTGATATTTACGATTGCTCGTGAATTATCCCGAGTAATGTTTACATGGCATCCGTTGTTCAAAAAATGGTGCTGCTTATATGGAAAAAACAGCTACATTACACATACACCACAATTGGGCGACTTAATTTGTGCATATATCGTAGGGCGTAGTACGtatctataaaatatttctctATTTCGCTTTTGGACTTTACCAAAGCCTTTTGAATAACGAGAAAGACATGATAGGTTGTTAATCTTGCCTCGGTAGCATATAAGAAGCGAGACTTTTGTGACAACTGTTCCATGATGAAGTAACTTAAATTCAGTAAAAGTAATCAGCAGGAAGCTTTCAATAATACATGAATGAgactttattataaaatacctgtatggatttaataatttaataggaAACAACAAACGATCGTTGTAAAGttattgaacatttttattcgtCTTACAATTGTGTAGTATATCCAACAAATGGTtcggatatttttaataataatttattttattgcataTATGACACATGAGTAGGTCaaataattttatggaaaatagtcgctgaaaattaaattaaacagttTTAAAAATACGGAAGTTGATAATTAAATCTAGAAAGGGCAAGATACtatattgttttataaaaaaacaGATTTAATGCTTAATATCCGAAAGAAGGAAGAggtcaaaattaaaatgttagaaaAAATACGCTCTCTAGATTTTTCATTGGagacaaattttcttttttagaaataaatatgcATACAGTCGATCTTTCGAGGTCAGAGTCCCGAAAAATCGTATGGAAAATACAGTAGAAACATTGTTTGGAGgactgaataaaatattttgtagatgATAGCGCATAGGTAGTCAAAAATTTGAATCTCGTTATAAGGGAGGTattgattttgtaaataaaaactcATTACAAAGAGTAatcatattgtataatattatatattatataatactatGATACTGgatattatgtaatatataataggAAAATATTGAATGA contains the following coding sequences:
- the LOC100878820 gene encoding cholesterol transporter ABCA5 isoform X4; this translates as MDLCGVYLSQLRAMLVRNLLLKKRDKRKTTAEIFLPLCILGVLIVVKVLPPNPNYPAMTTQRQEGGIFETFNGYKNNTVAVVPNSTETLIFLNAMNTLWLSMWDYPGKLPLNFMVFDTKDDLQAAYWRDPYSVPLAVIFENSQPISQHLLYEIRTNPSYTNPPSPTELYSAPVTCRKDTSHWMGGVLSIETGGSCPVNSYLHSGFLALQMIMDTTKIRLDTQNTDITVPNVKLEMFPKEAFTADWMLAFRVVIPLFMVLALSQFVTYLLILIVGEKEKKIKEGMKIMGLQDSIFWLSWFIIYSVFVLLLSAVGVILLFTLQMFQHTHFLPIFLLVVLYSFSIIMFAFMITPFFDKSRTAGVLGNFSVTILSLMYFIQVFVKDSSSISFWVVSLLSPTGVALAMDKALVLDLQGEGVNFDNLWSGPGIPFGGSLIMMTLDIFLYACLAYYFDSVIPSEYGVKRTPWFCFTPGFWCQRKAPRVPSSNGESNSFIPGEETNRDIEPVVREMKGREAIRIVDLYKSYQKCRKPEIKAVNGINLTIYEGQITAILGHNGAGKTSLFNILTGLTAPTAGTALIFGYDVRDSNDMQMIRSMTGVCPQHDILFDLLTPREHLEFFAAVRGIPKSMIEHEVKKTLKDIDLTEHADTFAKYLSGGQKRKLSVGIAIIGDPKIIILDEPTAGVDPYSRRQMWSFLQSRRHGKVILLTTHFMDEADILADRKAVISKGRLRCCGSSLFLKNKFGIGYHLTLVLEGNAREHAITRLVMSHVSKAEKARRHGRELSFILPHNSVESFAPLFSAIEHEVKTRSSRLGISSYGVSMTTLEEVFLHLERDEGTECTMDNLSKKMVRNRALSRSLSLQSKSTFYQSLQNEGGTVPNDNQAKGAGDLPDGVQNDRNPPVRGLGLDPIKIRPNFLQTLYAMLRLRILRLIRNIQLLYFTIVAPLFLIVLGLYLNSIQTVEVKMQSLKLDTDTYGNETKILYANNTDHDISDLIDGISQDVKYIEEYYGNFANLLKIAPHIAAFNITEFSLPKIDLTIAYNDTMQHSLPIVINLLSNTYYRMISDKENSKPIEVKSHPFQQTSQPQEFNIGTASSAVSIGMNFVLLPVTLVVDMVYDREIKAKNQLRVNGLSFSMYFLTYFIVLVGLMTFICICILGIIFLFDVPSLQEVPALITLSGLLMLYCPSSILFTTCMSYIFDKMDSAQSILPNIATFFGLIPFILVTILDMLGLSGTAAFVLHVIFSLLNTLYVPYAAVYYVGRVHLMCSINAACHHLTMSDYLTTEIILMAFGVLLHCPMWFFVLLILDIRKSGGNVSDIFKHFLRNGGSVGEEIMENTDIGEHEDSDVKAERQKVFNLITSSSVQEPPVVLVQNLRKEYRQRDTGSCSCCSKQDEDATTQIQRKVAVRNLSLAVEPGEVLGLLGHNGAGKTTTMKIIIAEEAATRGRVQIGGHNINSNMAEAFRQMGYCPQHDAQWKNITVREHLECYAAIRGVPWGDVDSIVDLYLTGLQIHEHANKQTQECSGGTRRKLSFAMAMIGGPKVVLMDEPSTGMDPRSKRFLWDTILASFQGGRGAILTTHSMEEADALCSRVGIMVKGELRCIGSTQHLKNLYGAGYTLEMKLLGGDCTPTTPSGDRITSLKEFVSSLFPDATLEESFADRLVFAVPQHAVNSLAECFMQLEKAKLELDIEEYSFSQTTLEQVFLKFSHYDESNSGE